The following proteins are co-located in the Granulicella pectinivorans genome:
- the acs gene encoding acetate--CoA ligase yields the protein MLEEKLTENFSSLLRENRVFPAPADFAAKAHIKSESEYEALYRRSVDDPEGFWGEAASELEWFAPWKKVLEGEFPDAKWFTDGKMNLSHNCVDRHANGALKDKVALLWEGEPGEVRKITYGELHGEVQKFANVLKNIGVKRGDRVAVYMGMCPELAIALLACARLGAIHSVVFGGFAAHAISDRVNDSACVAVITQDTSYRRGSEIKLKAIVDEALQKCTSVQHVIVYQRSGSPVNMVEGRDLWWHEAVAAASAECAPEWMDAEDPLYILYTSGTTGKPKGLVHTTGGYAVGTYLTTKYVFDLRPDDVYWCTADIGWVTGHSYVVYGPLQCGATVVMYEGAPNWPQNDRFWKIVDDHQVTVFYTAPTAIRAFIKWGDQWVKGYSLASLRLLGTVGEPINPEAWMWYHREIGKERCPIVDTYWQTETGMHVLAPIPGAIAAKPGSATKPFFGVVPEVVTKEGDPVPAGQGGLLVIRKPWPAIARTIYGDHARYVSSYFSEIPGSYFTGDGARRDEDGYFWLMGRVDDVINVSGHRLGTMEIESALVAHGKVAEAAVVGRPDEMKGQAIAAFVTLEEGVEPTDALKQELRQWVAKEIGALARPDDLRFTQMLPKTRSGKIMRRLLRELATTGTVSGDTTTLEDFGVLAKLKETDE from the coding sequence ATGCTGGAAGAAAAACTGACTGAAAACTTTTCGTCGCTGCTCCGTGAGAACCGTGTCTTTCCGGCGCCTGCCGACTTTGCCGCCAAGGCGCACATCAAAAGCGAGTCCGAGTACGAGGCGCTTTATCGCCGCAGCGTCGACGATCCGGAGGGCTTTTGGGGCGAGGCTGCAAGCGAACTGGAGTGGTTTGCCCCCTGGAAGAAGGTGCTCGAGGGCGAGTTTCCGGATGCGAAGTGGTTCACGGACGGAAAGATGAATCTGTCGCATAACTGCGTCGACCGCCACGCCAATGGAGCGCTGAAGGACAAGGTCGCGCTGCTGTGGGAGGGTGAGCCGGGCGAGGTTCGGAAGATCACCTACGGGGAGCTGCATGGCGAGGTGCAGAAGTTTGCCAATGTTTTGAAGAACATCGGGGTGAAGCGCGGAGACCGTGTCGCCGTGTACATGGGCATGTGCCCGGAGCTTGCGATTGCGCTGCTGGCCTGTGCGCGCCTTGGAGCGATTCATTCGGTGGTGTTTGGCGGTTTTGCAGCGCATGCGATCTCGGACCGGGTGAACGATTCGGCGTGCGTGGCGGTGATTACGCAGGATACGAGCTATCGGCGTGGTTCTGAGATCAAGCTGAAGGCGATCGTCGACGAAGCGCTGCAGAAGTGTACGAGCGTGCAGCATGTGATCGTGTATCAGCGGTCGGGTTCGCCGGTGAACATGGTGGAAGGGCGCGATCTCTGGTGGCATGAGGCTGTCGCGGCTGCTTCGGCGGAGTGCGCTCCGGAGTGGATGGATGCGGAGGATCCCCTTTATATTCTCTATACTTCCGGGACGACGGGTAAGCCGAAGGGGCTGGTCCACACGACCGGCGGCTATGCGGTGGGCACGTACCTGACGACCAAATATGTCTTCGATCTGCGACCGGACGATGTGTACTGGTGCACCGCCGATATCGGCTGGGTGACGGGCCACAGCTACGTGGTGTACGGGCCGCTGCAGTGCGGCGCGACGGTCGTGATGTACGAGGGGGCTCCCAACTGGCCGCAGAATGACCGGTTCTGGAAGATCGTCGACGACCATCAAGTCACTGTTTTCTATACGGCACCGACCGCGATCCGCGCGTTTATCAAGTGGGGGGATCAATGGGTGAAGGGCTACTCGCTGGCTTCGCTGCGGCTTCTGGGTACTGTCGGCGAACCGATCAACCCGGAGGCGTGGATGTGGTACCACCGGGAGATTGGCAAGGAGCGCTGCCCGATCGTCGATACGTACTGGCAGACGGAGACGGGGATGCATGTGCTGGCTCCGATTCCGGGTGCGATTGCGGCTAAGCCGGGTTCGGCGACCAAGCCGTTTTTTGGCGTGGTGCCGGAAGTCGTTACGAAAGAGGGAGATCCGGTTCCGGCGGGGCAGGGCGGCCTGCTGGTGATTCGTAAGCCCTGGCCGGCGATTGCACGGACGATCTATGGGGACCACGCGCGGTATGTGTCGTCTTATTTCTCGGAGATTCCGGGCTCGTACTTCACCGGAGATGGTGCCCGGAGGGATGAGGACGGGTATTTCTGGCTGATGGGCCGGGTGGACGACGTCATCAACGTCAGTGGACATCGGTTGGGCACGATGGAGATCGAGTCCGCGCTGGTGGCGCATGGCAAGGTCGCGGAGGCTGCGGTGGTGGGGCGTCCGGACGAGATGAAGGGGCAGGCGATCGCTGCGTTCGTCACGCTGGAAGAGGGCGTTGAGCCCACGGATGCGCTGAAACAGGAGCTACGGCAGTGGGTTGCGAAGGAGATCGGAGCGCTGGCTCGTCCGGACGATCTGCGCTTTACACAGATGCTGCCGAAGACGCGTTCGGGCAAGATCATGCGGCGTCTGCTGCGAGAGTTGGCAACGACGGGAACGGTGAGCGGTGATACGACGACGCTCGAGGACTTTGGTGTACTGGCTAAGTTGAAGGAAACAGACGAGTAA
- the uxaC gene encoding glucuronate isomerase — protein sequence MLDPNRLFPAEPAIRSVAARLYDAVKDLPIISPHGHTEPRWFAENKPFANPTALFLQPDHYVFRMLYSQGVPLESLGVPQAGVKGDPHAADNIDPREAWRVFAKHYYLFRGTPTRLWLDYAFSTNFGLTERLKPENADHYYDIIDEALQTPEFLPRSLYERFNIEVLSTTDTATDSLEYHQAIKASGWKGRILPTFRPDAVIDAEYVGFKENIEKLGAITKEDVTNWKGYLNALRQRRQFFIANGATATDHGHLTAMTADLPIDEATRLYERIYTGKTEAGDIELFQAQMLTELAGMSVEDGLTMQLHPGSVRNHNLGVYERFGRDKGCDIPSPTEYVRSLRPLLSKYGNEPGFTFILFTLDETTYSRELAPLAGHYPCLRLGPSWWFHDSPEGMMRFREQVTETAGFYNTVGFNDDTRALLSIPARHDVARRVDCAFLGRLVAEHRIDEDEAFELASDLTVGLVRKAYKL from the coding sequence ATGCTTGATCCAAACAGGCTTTTCCCGGCGGAGCCCGCCATCCGCAGCGTCGCCGCTCGGCTCTACGACGCCGTCAAGGACCTCCCGATTATTTCGCCGCACGGCCATACGGAACCCCGTTGGTTCGCCGAGAACAAGCCCTTTGCCAACCCCACGGCGCTCTTCCTGCAGCCGGATCATTACGTCTTCCGCATGCTCTACTCGCAGGGTGTCCCGCTTGAGTCGCTCGGCGTCCCTCAGGCTGGCGTGAAGGGAGATCCGCATGCCGCCGACAACATCGATCCGCGCGAGGCCTGGCGCGTTTTTGCGAAGCACTACTACCTCTTCCGCGGTACTCCGACCCGCCTCTGGCTCGACTACGCTTTTTCGACGAACTTCGGCCTCACCGAGCGACTGAAGCCCGAGAACGCCGACCACTACTACGACATCATCGACGAGGCTCTTCAGACTCCCGAGTTTCTTCCCCGATCGCTCTACGAGCGCTTCAATATTGAGGTCCTCTCCACCACCGATACCGCTACCGACTCACTGGAGTACCACCAGGCCATCAAGGCCTCGGGCTGGAAGGGCCGCATCTTGCCCACCTTCCGCCCAGACGCCGTCATCGACGCCGAATACGTCGGTTTCAAGGAGAACATCGAGAAGCTCGGCGCCATCACGAAGGAAGATGTGACGAACTGGAAGGGCTACCTGAACGCTCTGCGGCAGCGCCGCCAGTTCTTCATCGCCAATGGAGCTACCGCCACCGATCACGGTCACCTCACCGCCATGACCGCCGATCTGCCGATCGACGAGGCGACACGCCTCTACGAGCGCATCTATACCGGTAAGACCGAGGCAGGCGATATTGAGCTCTTCCAAGCGCAGATGCTGACCGAACTGGCCGGCATGAGCGTGGAAGATGGTCTGACCATGCAGCTCCACCCCGGCTCGGTGCGCAACCACAACCTTGGCGTCTACGAGAGGTTCGGCCGCGACAAGGGATGCGATATTCCCTCGCCGACCGAGTACGTGCGTTCGCTTCGGCCGCTCCTTTCGAAGTACGGCAACGAGCCCGGTTTCACCTTCATCCTCTTCACGCTGGACGAGACGACGTACTCTCGCGAACTCGCGCCGCTGGCCGGCCACTATCCGTGCCTGCGTCTTGGGCCGAGCTGGTGGTTCCACGATTCGCCCGAGGGGATGATGCGTTTTCGCGAGCAAGTGACTGAAACTGCTGGGTTTTATAACACCGTAGGTTTCAATGACGACACGCGTGCGCTCTTGTCTATTCCTGCACGACACGATGTGGCGCGTCGCGTGGATTGCGCGTTTCTGGGTCGCCTGGTGGCCGAGCACCGCATCGATGAGGATGAGGCCTTTGAACTGGCTTCCGACCTTACCGTCGGGCTGGTGCGCAAAGCGTACAAGCTCTAG
- a CDS encoding beta-N-acetylhexosaminidase: MRFFRGLPVVALLSIAAVGSAQAPSLKLIPMPREVAVLPEQSLAGGVRVVCPGCDPQDQFAADDLSQTLAARGVPTGAGFTIQLARRSSTNVPATEAAEGYTISVNALTLTVNAVTEAGLFYGAQTVKQMIDGTGAKSVLHAATIRDWPAMKYRGLHDDLSRGPVPTLAFQKHLIQTLAAYKVNIYSPYYEETQQYITDPLASVPNGSISPADAKELSAFAAKYHITVLPEQEAFGHLRHILNWEQYAQVAETPHGAVLAPGQPHSLEIIKSWFTELAQDYPNSPFLHLGADETFDLGVGQTKSDVDARGRAAVYLDFMQNIVTALQPLHKKLLFWGDIAQDAPALLKAMPQNFKNQTIAVAWGYSPSPTGFAKIITPYSNAGIEVWVAPAINNYRQVYPNFNLGLPDVQQFTRDGQKYGATGQLNTLWNDDGESLADQNWYGLLFGAAAAWQQGESSIPAYQQAYGEVFHGDKTGKINQAQMELMAAMDLMTQAKVIAPTEGSDGLYWVDPWSPDGQKFAAKMRPLNAELRLHAEKAIQLIHEARNAAPAFATPKMLVAGAPALAYSDTPDPANAYPSNPTTLRESNALDAMEFGARRVDFLGLKFQLADEMAAGYARAQADIPILAQMSAQARRSDNSLHSVNRELSDINGVNGRLQDLIQAYSLHRDLFQQTWLRTNRPYALRPILERYDNAIRLWIARVDRFRSAQRQYSEVKTLPSASTLDIPPAPPVACCAVNQ, encoded by the coding sequence ATGCGATTCTTTCGTGGTCTCCCCGTTGTTGCGTTGCTCTCGATTGCCGCGGTTGGCTCCGCGCAGGCCCCCTCCCTGAAGTTGATTCCGATGCCGCGCGAGGTCGCGGTCTTGCCGGAGCAGTCGCTGGCGGGGGGCGTACGGGTAGTCTGTCCGGGATGCGATCCGCAGGACCAGTTTGCGGCGGACGACCTTTCCCAAACACTGGCTGCGCGCGGTGTGCCCACAGGTGCGGGCTTCACCATTCAACTTGCGCGGCGCTCGTCGACTAACGTGCCTGCGACCGAGGCCGCCGAGGGCTACACCATCTCCGTGAACGCGCTGACACTGACGGTCAATGCCGTGACCGAGGCTGGACTCTTCTACGGAGCGCAGACGGTAAAGCAGATGATCGACGGCACGGGCGCGAAGTCTGTTCTGCATGCGGCCACAATCCGCGACTGGCCGGCGATGAAGTATCGCGGGTTGCATGACGATCTGTCGCGCGGGCCGGTGCCTACGCTGGCATTCCAGAAGCACCTGATCCAGACGCTGGCGGCTTATAAGGTGAATATCTACTCGCCGTACTACGAAGAGACGCAGCAGTACATCACCGATCCCCTCGCTTCGGTGCCGAATGGATCGATCTCTCCGGCGGATGCGAAAGAGCTCTCGGCCTTCGCGGCGAAGTACCACATCACCGTCCTGCCGGAGCAGGAGGCCTTTGGGCATCTGCGGCACATTCTAAACTGGGAACAATATGCACAGGTTGCGGAGACGCCGCATGGAGCTGTGCTGGCGCCCGGCCAGCCGCATTCGCTCGAGATCATCAAGAGCTGGTTCACGGAGCTCGCCCAGGACTATCCGAACTCGCCGTTTCTGCATCTCGGTGCGGACGAAACCTTCGATCTCGGCGTTGGGCAGACGAAGTCCGATGTCGATGCGCGGGGGCGCGCGGCGGTGTACCTCGACTTTATGCAGAACATCGTGACGGCCCTTCAGCCTCTGCATAAGAAGTTGTTGTTCTGGGGTGATATCGCCCAGGATGCTCCTGCGCTGCTGAAGGCCATGCCGCAGAACTTCAAGAACCAGACGATCGCCGTAGCCTGGGGGTATTCGCCCAGCCCGACGGGATTCGCAAAGATCATCACGCCTTACTCGAACGCGGGGATCGAGGTCTGGGTCGCTCCGGCCATCAATAACTACCGTCAGGTGTATCCCAACTTCAACCTGGGTTTACCGGATGTGCAGCAGTTCACACGGGACGGGCAGAAGTACGGCGCAACGGGGCAGTTGAATACGCTCTGGAACGACGATGGCGAGTCGCTGGCGGATCAGAACTGGTATGGGCTTCTGTTTGGCGCGGCTGCTGCCTGGCAGCAGGGGGAGAGCTCGATTCCGGCCTATCAGCAGGCATATGGCGAGGTCTTCCACGGGGATAAGACCGGCAAGATCAACCAGGCCCAGATGGAGTTGATGGCCGCGATGGACCTGATGACGCAGGCCAAGGTGATTGCACCGACAGAGGGTTCAGATGGACTGTACTGGGTTGATCCGTGGTCTCCCGATGGGCAGAAGTTCGCGGCGAAGATGCGCCCACTGAATGCGGAGTTGAGACTGCACGCGGAGAAGGCGATCCAGTTGATTCATGAGGCGCGGAATGCGGCCCCGGCGTTCGCTACGCCGAAGATGCTGGTGGCAGGCGCACCGGCGCTGGCTTACTCGGATACGCCGGATCCGGCGAATGCCTATCCTTCGAATCCGACGACACTGCGGGAGTCGAATGCGCTGGATGCCATGGAGTTTGGGGCGCGGCGTGTGGACTTTCTCGGGTTGAAGTTCCAGCTTGCGGATGAGATGGCGGCGGGGTATGCGCGGGCGCAGGCCGACATCCCCATCCTGGCCCAGATGAGCGCCCAGGCACGCAGATCCGATAACTCGCTCCACTCCGTCAACCGCGAGCTCTCCGACATCAACGGCGTGAACGGCCGGCTGCAGGATCTGATCCAGGCATATTCGCTGCATCGGGATCTTTTTCAGCAGACGTGGCTGCGCACGAACAGGCCTTATGCGCTGCGCCCGATCCTGGAGAGGTACGACAACGCAATCCGCCTCTGGATCGCGCGCGTAGATCGCTTCCGCTCGGCGCAAAGGCAGTATTCGGAGGTAAAGACGCTGCCATCGGCGTCCACCCTGGATATCCCTCCGGCGCCTCCAGTGGCCTGCTGTGCGGTGAATCAGTAA
- a CDS encoding carbonic anhydrase codes for MQRLLEGHARFRAEVFPKHASLFNHLATGQKPQALFLTCADSRVVPDMILQSNPGDLFICRNAGNIVPSYGEATGGVSATIEYAVLALGIENIIVCGHSDCGAMKAVLSGKKHDNMPTVDAWLKHSTSAMQMLEQHEAHELHDAEEENDPQARLRGLTRANVIAQLANLQTHPSVAAALARGKMNLYGWVYEIHSGRIQSYDAQQGRFLPLSAETPTSVNQPRLHLMAS; via the coding sequence ATGCAGCGACTCCTTGAAGGTCATGCGCGTTTTCGCGCCGAAGTATTTCCCAAGCATGCCAGCCTGTTCAACCACCTTGCCACCGGGCAGAAGCCCCAGGCGCTCTTCCTCACCTGCGCGGACTCGCGCGTGGTGCCGGACATGATTCTGCAGTCCAATCCGGGCGATCTCTTTATCTGCCGGAATGCAGGCAATATCGTCCCCTCCTACGGCGAGGCCACGGGCGGCGTCTCCGCCACCATCGAGTACGCGGTGCTCGCTCTTGGCATCGAGAACATCATCGTGTGCGGACACTCGGATTGCGGCGCGATGAAGGCTGTCCTCAGCGGCAAGAAGCACGACAACATGCCGACCGTCGATGCATGGCTGAAGCACTCCACCTCCGCGATGCAGATGCTCGAGCAGCATGAAGCGCACGAGTTGCACGACGCCGAAGAGGAGAACGATCCGCAAGCCAGGCTGCGTGGTCTTACCCGTGCCAATGTGATTGCACAGCTCGCAAACCTGCAGACGCATCCTTCGGTGGCGGCGGCTCTCGCACGCGGCAAGATGAACCTCTACGGATGGGTCTACGAGATTCATAGCGGGCGCATCCAGAGCTACGACGCACAACAGGGACGTTTCCTGCCGCTCTCGGCTGAAACCCCCACGTCCGTCAACCAGCCCCGTTTGCACCTGATGGCATCGTGA